A genomic region of Garciella nitratireducens DSM 15102 contains the following coding sequences:
- a CDS encoding helix-turn-helix domain-containing protein has translation MAIHYNKLWKLLIDKNMKKKDLQRLSGVSSATITKLGRNENVNTEILQKICTALECDICDILEFVPDKIEKGKVNDNND, from the coding sequence ATGGCAATACATTATAACAAGCTATGGAAGCTGCTAATTGATAAGAATATGAAAAAGAAAGATTTGCAACGCCTTTCCGGTGTTAGCTCGGCAACTATCACAAAGCTTGGCAGAAACGAAAATGTAAATACAGAAATACTTCAAAAAATATGCACAGCTTTAGAATGTGACATTTGTGATATTTTAGAGTTTGTACCTGATAAAATTGAGAAAGGCAAGGTGAATGATAACAATGATTAA